From Amycolatopsis sp. WQ 127309:
CAAGGTCCCGGCCGAGGCGATCCTGCAGACGACGGTCGACCGCGGCGAGATCACCTTCTACGTCGCCCGCGAGCAGCTGCCCGCGATCGCGAAGGTCCTGCGCGACGACGGCGGCCTGCGCTTCGAGCTGCTCAGCTCGGTGTCCGGCGTGGACTACGGCGTCGACGTCCCGCAGCGGCTGCACTCGGTGTACCACTTCACGTCCCTGACCTACCGCCGCCGCATCCGGCTCGAGGTCTCCCTCGACGTCGACGACGCGCACGTGCCGTCGCTGGTCGGGATCTACCCGACCGCCGACTGGCAGGAGCGGGAGGCCTGGGACATGTTCGGCATCGTCTACGACGGCCACCCCGCGCTCACCCGCATCCTCATGCCGGACGACTGGGACGGCCACCCCCAGCGCAAGGACTACCCGCTCGGCGGGATCCCGGTCGAATACAAGGGCGCGGAGATCCCGCCGCCGGACCAGCGGAGGTCGTACTCGTGACCATCAACGACGAAACCACCGAAGTCCCGGAAGCGGATTCTCGCGACACCACCGAGGGCCGCGTCTACTCGGTGTCCGGCGGTGACTGGGACGACGTCGTCGCCGACGCCCAGCACGACGAGCGCATGGTCATCAACATGGGCCCGCAGCACCCGTCGACGCACGGCGTGCTCCGGCTCGTGCTGGAGATGGAGGGCGAGACCGTCACGCAGCTGCGGTCGGTCATCGGCTACCTCCACACCGGCATCGAGAAGAACTGCGAGTACCGGACCTGGACCCAGGGCGTCACCTTCGTGACGCGCATGGACTACCTGGCCCCGCTCTCGACGGAGATGGCGTACTGCCTCGGCGTCGAGAAGCTGCTGCAGATCG
This genomic window contains:
- a CDS encoding NADH-quinone oxidoreductase subunit C; translated protein: MTENPRPGDEQSSADRPTEDGLEPRGTRPAEPVVTGRERQGMFGVHGTGDTSGYGGVRVQAYNPAPAERPYGGWFDQFADEFYAALSDNKVPAEAILQTTVDRGEITFYVAREQLPAIAKVLRDDGGLRFELLSSVSGVDYGVDVPQRLHSVYHFTSLTYRRRIRLEVSLDVDDAHVPSLVGIYPTADWQEREAWDMFGIVYDGHPALTRILMPDDWDGHPQRKDYPLGGIPVEYKGAEIPPPDQRRSYS